A region from the Hylaeus volcanicus isolate JK05 chromosome 6, UHH_iyHylVolc1.0_haploid, whole genome shotgun sequence genome encodes:
- the LOC128877928 gene encoding uncharacterized protein LOC128877928, giving the protein MTRCQSLHQSYASATMTDSGSMSWPEQKESRCPRGTITCGMLPTLRALASKECDNSQGTVCLVPFDTEMDSASHLQMILLEAYCRETGIKVFRVSRERIRDHLCPGSGDLSCVLISNDDPYFLDPPE; this is encoded by the exons ATGACGCGTTGCCAGAGCCTTCATCAGTCTTACGCTTCTGCCACGATGACCGACAG TGGATCGATGTCGTGGCCCGAACAGAAGGAATCCAGGTGTCCCAGAGGTACGATAACCTGTGGCATGCTGCCGACGTTGCGTGCTCTGGCATCCAAGGAATGCGACAACAGTCAAGGTACCGTCTGCCTCGTGCCATTCGACACCGAAATGGACTCCGCCAGTCATCTGCAGATGATCCTACTGGAGGCATACTGTCGCGAGACCGGGATCAAGGTGTTCCGGGTGTCCAGAGAGAGGATACGGGACCATCTGTGTCCAGGAAGCGGGGATCTGTCCTGCGTGCTCATATCCAACGACGATCCATACTTTCTCGATCCGCCAGAGTGA
- the LOC128877913 gene encoding uncharacterized protein LOC128877913 isoform X2 — MRPTMSTAINILSCLWCVTMIGGTETVEVSCNDRLTAPRGVIQTPNFPGPFPVPIKCRWVIDVSDIPATNSSIVVYLTQVYVFKGLRFTEYAYYESESMNFGALLLKEITEGNVFEYRWFRTFRPFLVVEFELERLEGNHVRVLNDLLDVYGFNVTYQMTEDEPNSAACSVRGCSYTGNCLVSADYAGFQCDCFEGFSGKNCNVGPLCFDDRHDPVCQNGGTCMQIGAEAMNCHCAVGYVGRRCEIHLLDNGDDECGTDNCIMQCPYSEGERQPCACKNGTKIYNHRARYQCRIKLANVTSLRASLAAQDDYLEGYVVKQLAKYLKNSNISSVEDLGILKVKSPSRSEITFHFLGNSEDGDKIRESLNKLVQHRRLNEISLESTHFTFQQKPALKLQNLVLLNVNKVHLGDRLMVGCQIHGSDSINFTWYKDNVPVNISKSIREISYRHFPNDAATDLYMSLLVIERATLLDAGQYTCQVVYWGVQQCKSIYVDVRDEPNVKVMPMSATIEKGGDIQLTCTTPNMPDIGIGFGWTKNGALLKLEPGSEVWEDLYPAGSILKITNAQKSAIYTCNVAYNSMSVRVEIVNRNMIPICVKGESWGLYWPDTAPGSEALLECPKYFVGNKVSRLCSMKDATTPEWQTPDFSSCFYEPLTSPYNKFKSLTLGYQNTTGSQTIFSFWEILRSRGLPLYPGEGDHILNILAMIERYQQKVDIPDLHASMEPLIRIINRILTDEKSILSQQVLVVLLQITQRSLTHWSKITTQPYKHLSLSSLVVDVQELQQHNGDSITHSLQIPVEDSMYPSWYEDKVTIRLWKKRHHGGKSNSTLNGIVIVYKNISSFFPRACVKELDDGTDLEFRINSRVITVAVPAFNLDKHNKIWVDLHVKHVQNQSSSWKVSCGFMGNAGAWDLNSCITNILPGDAATHCLCPNTGTFAVFLTARALRVILAKKEQTTFIVVFGCGSCLMQCLLSSLVLGTFWWKNRSWLNFLKLQCCAAMVGAMAVFIYAVHSNLPESSYAIVAVALEAFLLVGLSAPISEALIIYAGLTQVRPNFQPTVIAVITGVPILAVLTTELTHKSTGWRHESWWLILGSGVYNIFVTCATMMFLVFALLYFGILHKAHALVEENVMKKEVIDARLRMLHRAAIVICGVVAMEASSIFYINSTSIIFHYVFASLSSVLGFVIIMVYIVNSDLAILDLILRKLKWKHDTEEEITSEPIKGIS; from the exons ATGAGGCCCACGATGTCCACTGCCATCAACATTCTCTCCTGCCTTTGGTGTGTCACCATGATCGGTGGCACCGAGACGGTCGAGGTGTCCTGCAACGACCGTTTGACCGCGCCAAGAGGCGTCATCCAGACCCCGAATTTCCCAGGGCCGTTTCCAGTTCCCATCAAGTGTCGTTGGGTGATCGACGTGTCGGACATCCCGGCGACGAACAGCTCCATCGTCGTCTACCTGACGCAGGTCTACGTCTTCAAGGGTCTAAGATTCACCGAGTACGCTTACTACGAGTCCGAGAGCATGAACTTTGGCGCCTTGCTGCTCAAGGAGATCACCGAGGGCAACGTGTTCGAGTACCGTTGGTTCCGAACGTTTAGACCGTTTCTCGTAGTGGAATTCGAGTTGGAGAGACTCGAGGGCAACCACGTACGCGTGCTGAACGACCTGCTGGACGTGTACGGGTTCAACGTCACGTATCAAATGACGGAGGACGAACCGAACTCGGCCGCCTGTTCCGTTCGCGGCTGCTCTTACACAGGAAACTGTCTCGTCTCGGCCGACTACGC AGGCTTCCAGTGCGACTGCTTCGAGGGCTTCAGCGGGAAGAACTGCAACGTGGGACCCCTGTGCTTCGACGACAGACACGATCCTGTGTGCCAAAATGGCGGCACTTGCAT GCAAATTGGAGCAGAAGCGATGAACTGCCATTGCGCCGTGGGCTACGTTGGACGTCGCTGCGAGATTCATCTTTTGGACAACGGGGACGACG AATGCGGAACGGACAATTGCATAATGCAGTGCCCTTACAGCGAAGGGGAGCGGCAGCCTTGCGCCTGTAAAAACGGCACGAAAATTTACAACC ATCGAGCGAGATACCaatgcagaataaaattggCAAACGTGACGTCGTTGAGGGCCTCTTTGGCAGCGCAGGACGACTACCTGGAGGGGTACGTTGTAAAGCAG CTGGCAAAGTACTTGAAGAATTCTAATATCTCGTCCGTGGAGGATTTGGGAATCCTGAAAGTGAA GTCCCCGTCACGCTCGGAGATCACTTTCCACTTCCTGGGGAATTCCGAGGACGGAGATAAGATTCGGGAGTCCCTCAACAAGCTGGTGCAGCATCGACGACTAAACGAGATCTCCCTCGAGTCGACCCACTTTACGTTTCAACAGAAACCAGCACTCAAATTACAG AACCTGGTCCTCCTGAACGTGAACAAAGTTCATCTAGGCGATCGGTTAATGGTGGGCTGCCAAATACATGGAAGCGACAGCATAAATTTCACCTGGTACAAGGACAACGTTCCGGTGAACATAAGCAAATCTATCAG AGAGATCTCGTACAGACACTTCCCTAACGACGCCGCCACGGACCTATACATGTCTCTTTTGGTAATCGAAAGGGCGACCTTGCTCGACGCGGGTCAATACACTTGCCAAGTAGTCTATTGGGGCGTACAGCAATGTAAAAGTATTTACGTCGACGTGAGGGACGAGCCGAACGTGAAAGTGATGCCGATGAGCGCTACCATTGAGAAG GGAGGCGATATACAGTTGACCTGCACGACACCTAACATGCCCGATATAGGAATAGGGTTTGGCTGGACGAAGAACGGAGCTTTGCTGAAGCTGGAACCTGGCAGTGAAGTGTGGGAGGATCTTTACCCTGCTGGGAGTATATTAAAGATTACAAACGCGCAG AAATCCGCGATCTACACGTGCAACGTGGCGTACAACTCCATGTCCGTGCGCGTGGAAATCGTGAATCGAAACATGATACCGATTTGCGTTAAAGGCGAATCGTGGGGTTTGTATTGGCCAGACACTGCGCCCGGGTCCGAGGCTTTGTTGGAGTGTCCTAAATACTTCGTAGGCAACAAGGTATCCAGACTGTGCTCGATGAAAGACGCGACTACCCCGGAATGGCAGACACCTGACTTCTCTTCGTGCTTTTACGAGCCCCTGACTTCGCCTTACAATAAG TTTAAAAGCTTGACACTGGGCTATCAGAACACAACCGGCTCTCAGacgatcttttctttttggGAGATCCTACGATCACGCGGGCTTCCTCTTTATCCTGGCGAAGGTGATCACATTCTAAATATATTGGCGATGATCGAACGTTATCAGCAAAAAGTCGACATACCCGACCTGCACGCTTCGATGGAGCCTCTGATACGCATTATCAATCGAATACTGACCGACGAAAAGTCGATATTGAGTCAACAG GTGTTGGTGGTGCTACTTCAAATTACGCAACGGAGCTTAACGCACTGGTCGAAGATAACGACACAGCCTTACAAGCATCTGTCTTTGTCTTCGCTGGTAGTGGACGTCCAGGAACTGCAACAGCATAACGGCGACAGCATCACGCATTCCCTTCAAATACCTGTAGAAGATTCCAT GTATCCAAGCTGGTACGAGGACAAAGTGACCATACGATTGTGGAAGAAACGACACCACGGAGGGAAGTCGAACAGCACCCTCAACGGGATCGTGATCGTCTACAAGAACATCTCCAGCTTCTTTCCAAGAGCCTGTGTCAAGGAACTCGA CGATGGCACGGACCTCGAGTTCCGCATCAATTCACGCGTCATCACGGTAGCAGTGCCTGCCTTCAATCTCGacaaacacaataaaatatgGGTAGACCTGCACGTGAAACACGTGCAGAATCAATCCAGCTCCTGGAAGGTGTCCTGTGGCTTCATGGGCAACGCAGGCGCTTGGGACTTGAACAGCTGCATCACCAATATATTACCAGGGGACGCCGCGACTCATTGTTTGTGCCCCAATACTGGGACCTTCGCTGTTTTCCTAACGGCCCGCGCACTCAGA GTAATACTGgcaaaaaaagaacaaactaCGTTCATCGTCGTATTTGGATGCGGTAGCTGCTTGATGCAGTGCCTCCTGTCCTCTTTGGTCCTTGGAACCTTCTGGTGGAAGAATCGAAGCTGGCTGAACTTCCTGAAGCTTCAATGTTGCGCTGCTATGGTAGGGGCAATGGCTGTCTTCATCTACGCCGTGCACAGCAATCTACCCGAG AGTTCGTACGCGATCGTGGCGGTAGCCTTGGAGGCGTTCCTCCTCGTTGGTTTGTCCGCGCCGATATCGGAAGCATTGATTATCTACGCTGGCCTGACACAAGTCCGACCGAACTTCCAGCCTACTGTCATTGCAGTCATTACTG GAGTCCCTATCTTGGCCGTACTGACCACGGAACTCACCCACAAGAGCACCGGGTGGAGACACGAATCATGGTGGCTGATTCTCGGAAGTGGAGTCTATAACATATTCGTGACTTGCGCTACCATGATGTTTCTTGTGTTCGCGTTGCTGTACTTTGGAATTCTACACAAAGCTCACGCTCTAGTCGAAGAGAACGTTATGAAAAAAGAGGTGATAGACGCAAG ACTACGAATGTTACATCGTGCTGCCATTGTTATATGCGGCGTCGTCGCGATGGAAGCTTCCTCCATCTTCTACATAAACTCCACCTCTATTATCTTTCACTATGTGTTTGCTTCTCTCTCCTCTGTCTTG GGATTCGTTATAATAATGGTCTACATTGTGAACAGCGACTTGGCAATCCTAGATCTGATCCTAAGGAAACTGAAGTGGAAACACGACACGGAAGAAGAGATAACGTCCGAACCAATCAAAGGTATCTCATAA
- the LOC128877919 gene encoding nuclear receptor-binding protein homolog isoform X2, whose protein sequence is MPGSRSSTDPEHKSPRESGEDSEDESEILEESPCGRWLKRREEVEQRDVPGIDCAYLAMDTEEGVEVVWNEVQFSERKNFKAQEEKIQLVFENLTQLEHPNIVKFHRYWTDTHNDKPRVIFITEYMSSGSLKQFLKRTKRNVKKLPLQAWKRWCTQILSALSYLHSCSPPIIHGNLTCDTIFIQHNGLVKIGSVAPDAIHHHVKTCRANMKNMHFVAPEYGNSVTPAIDIYSFGMCALEMAALEIQGNGDSGTIVTEENVKKTIESLDDAQQKDFIRKCLHVDPLSRPSARELLFHPVLFEVHSLKLLAAHALVNSATNISETITDEVLQRLYGPDTVVAEIKYQGRPTQQIRLSEIPVTEKLEKFVEDVKYGIYPLTAFMAKLPPPARPRAISPEVTESVKSVTPEPVDVESRRVVNMMCNVKPREESCELLMTILLRMDDKMNRQLTCPVSQIDTSMLLAQELVHFGFINENDRDKIGNLIEEALRSCFNKQLVTPGMVSLTNLPTQTTLLLPGPEFPCLQHFDNSMYNATTSNSDSVTNPLPKTSGLPVSSNTSKSHDEAEPPTNTESGS, encoded by the exons GTGGAACAACGCGATGTACCAGGAATCGATTGCGCCTACTTGGCGATGGATACAGAAGAAGGAGTTGAAGTTGTTTGGAATGAGGTGCAATTTTCAGAAAGGAAAAACTTCAAAGcgcaagaagaaaaaatacaacTTGTATTTGAGAATCTTACACAATTAGAACACCccaatattgtaaaatttcataGGTATTGGACGGATACTCACAATGATAAACCTCGA GTTATATTTATAACTGAGTACATGTCCTCTGGGTCATTGAAACAGTTCCTAAAACGAACAAAGCGTAATGTGAAAAAATTACCTTTGCAAGCATGGAAACGTTGGTGTACCCAAATATTATCCGCGCTAAG ttATTTGCATTCCTGTTCACCTCCTATTATTCATGGAAATCTCACTTGTGACACTATATTTATACAACATAATGGACTTGTAAAAATTGGCTCGG TGGCTCCCGATGCAATTCACCATCATGTTAAAACTTGTAGAGCGAACATGAAGAATATGCACTTTGTAGCACCCGAATACGGAA attctgTAACCCCAGCCattgatatttattcgttcggAATGTGCGCTCTGGAAATGGCAGCGCTAGAAATTCAAGGAAACGGGGATAGCGGCACGATCGTGACCGAAGAGAACGTTAAAAAGACGATAGAGTCTTTGGACGATGCCCaacaaaaagattttattcggAAATGTCTTCACGTAGATCCACTTAGTAGACCTAGCGCAAGGGAGCTCCTTTTTCATCCTGTTTTATTCGAAGTTCATTCGTTGAAGCTGCTCGCAGCTCATGCATTGGTTAATTCAGCCA CGAATATTTCAGAAACAATAACGGACGAGGTATTGCAAAGGCTATACGGGCCTGACACGGTGGTAGCCGAAATAAAGTATCAAGGTCGACCGACGCAACAGATTCGTTTAAGCGAGATCCCTGTTACAGAGAAGTTAGAAAAGTTTGTCGAGGATGTAAA ATACGGTATATACCCCCTGACAGCATTTATGGCGAAACTACCACCACCTGCTCGACCCAGGGCGATATCGCCCGAGGTGACCGAGTCGGTGAAGTCGGTCACGCCCGAGCCGGTGGACGTGGAGTCTCGAAGAGTAGTTAATATGATGTGTAACGTAAAGCCTAGAGAAGAAAGTTGTGAATTACTT atgaCAATATTGTTACGAATGGACGATAAAATGAACAGGCAATTGACGTGTCCTGTGAGCCAAATAGACACTTCAATGCTTCTCGCGCAGGAACTTGTACATTTTGGGTTCATTAACGAG aaCGATCGTGATAAGATaggaaatttaatcgaagaggCATTAAGGAGTTGCTTTAACAAGCAATTGGTGACACCAGGAATGGTATCATTAACTAATCTTCCCACCCAAACTACTTTACTGCTGCCTGGTCCAGAATTTCCATGCTTGCAACACTTTGATAATTCTATGTATAACGCGACAACATCCAATAGTGATAGTGTAACTAACCCGCTGCCAAAAACCTCAGGTCTACCCGTGTCGAGTAACACGAGCAAAAGTCACGACGAAGCTGAACCACCGACGAATACTGAAAGCGGTAGTTAA
- the LOC128877913 gene encoding uncharacterized protein LOC128877913 isoform X1: MRPTMSTAINILSCLWCVTMIGGTETVEVSCNDRLTAPRGVIQTPNFPGPFPVPIKCRWVIDVSDIPATNSSIVVYLTQVYVFKGLRFTEYAYYESESMNFGALLLKEITEGNVFEYRWFRTFRPFLVVEFELERLEGNHVRVLNDLLDVYGFNVTYQMTEDEPNSAACSVRGCSYTGNCLVSADYAGFQCDCFEGFSGKNCNVGPLCFDDRHDPVCQNGGTCMQIGAEAMNCHCAVGYVGRRCEIHLLDNGDDECGTDNCIMQCPYSEGERQPCACKNGTKIYNHRARYQCRIKLANVTSLRASLAAQDDYLEGYVVKQLAKYLKNSNISSVEDLGILKVKSPSRSEITFHFLGNSEDGDKIRESLNKLVQHRRLNEISLESTHFTFQQKPALKLQNLVLLNVNKVHLGDRLMVGCQIHGSDSINFTWYKDNVPVNISKSIREISYRHFPNDAATDLYMSLLVIERATLLDAGQYTCQVVYWGVQQCKSIYVDVRDEPNVKVMPMSATIEKGGDIQLTCTTPNMPDIGIGFGWTKNGALLKLEPGSEVWEDLYPAGSILKITNAQKSAIYTCNVAYNSMSVRVEIVNRNMIPICVKGESWGLYWPDTAPGSEALLECPKYFVGNKVSRLCSMKDATTPEWQTPDFSSCFYEPLTSPYNKFKSLTLGYQNTTGSQTIFSFWEILRSRGLPLYPGEGDHILNILAMIERYQQKVDIPDLHASMEPLIRIINRILTDEKSILSQQVLVVLLQITQRSLTHWSKITTQPYKHLSLSSLVVDVQELQQHNGDSITHSLQIPVEDSMYPSWYEDKVTIRLWKKRHHGGKSNSTLNGIVIVYKNISSFFPRACVKELDDGTDLEFRINSRVITVAVPAFNLDKHNKIWVDLHVKHVQNQSSSWKVSCGFMGNAGAWDLNSCITNILPGDAATHCLCPNTGTFAVFLTARALRVILAKKEQTTFIVVFGCGSCLMQCLLSSLVLGTFWWKNRSWLNFLKLQCCAAMVGAMAVFIYAVHSNLPESSYAIVAVALEAFLLVGLSAPISEALIIYAGLTQVRPNFQPTVIAVITGVPILAVLTTELTHKSTGWRHESWWLILGSGVYNIFVTCATMMFLVFALLYFGILHKAHALVEENVMKKEVIDARLRMLHRAAIVICGVVAMEASSIFYINSTSIIFHYVFASLSSVLGFVIIMVYIVNSDLAILDLILRKLKWKHDTEEEITSEPIKVCSKNGAEVENDAAPPPSSLSIGDSYLEARGIAAGSIDMREFVNESSSSYSKPSVPVVGRFLPEIRVDHSDDINLENYSTSPRKYQDAIPFDAVFPTRASHCPTESYSSSECCTFREFGKYREPPGPQVFVPHNPTVETAAKVLCSADVESRLTGMPDVTLAVKSDVELLSTTELIREHVNVIPDIANTTERKQPDGEEKAPEIIITNCEATTSGMLDRISHDLDYLLNRKHSMDGT; encoded by the exons ATGAGGCCCACGATGTCCACTGCCATCAACATTCTCTCCTGCCTTTGGTGTGTCACCATGATCGGTGGCACCGAGACGGTCGAGGTGTCCTGCAACGACCGTTTGACCGCGCCAAGAGGCGTCATCCAGACCCCGAATTTCCCAGGGCCGTTTCCAGTTCCCATCAAGTGTCGTTGGGTGATCGACGTGTCGGACATCCCGGCGACGAACAGCTCCATCGTCGTCTACCTGACGCAGGTCTACGTCTTCAAGGGTCTAAGATTCACCGAGTACGCTTACTACGAGTCCGAGAGCATGAACTTTGGCGCCTTGCTGCTCAAGGAGATCACCGAGGGCAACGTGTTCGAGTACCGTTGGTTCCGAACGTTTAGACCGTTTCTCGTAGTGGAATTCGAGTTGGAGAGACTCGAGGGCAACCACGTACGCGTGCTGAACGACCTGCTGGACGTGTACGGGTTCAACGTCACGTATCAAATGACGGAGGACGAACCGAACTCGGCCGCCTGTTCCGTTCGCGGCTGCTCTTACACAGGAAACTGTCTCGTCTCGGCCGACTACGC AGGCTTCCAGTGCGACTGCTTCGAGGGCTTCAGCGGGAAGAACTGCAACGTGGGACCCCTGTGCTTCGACGACAGACACGATCCTGTGTGCCAAAATGGCGGCACTTGCAT GCAAATTGGAGCAGAAGCGATGAACTGCCATTGCGCCGTGGGCTACGTTGGACGTCGCTGCGAGATTCATCTTTTGGACAACGGGGACGACG AATGCGGAACGGACAATTGCATAATGCAGTGCCCTTACAGCGAAGGGGAGCGGCAGCCTTGCGCCTGTAAAAACGGCACGAAAATTTACAACC ATCGAGCGAGATACCaatgcagaataaaattggCAAACGTGACGTCGTTGAGGGCCTCTTTGGCAGCGCAGGACGACTACCTGGAGGGGTACGTTGTAAAGCAG CTGGCAAAGTACTTGAAGAATTCTAATATCTCGTCCGTGGAGGATTTGGGAATCCTGAAAGTGAA GTCCCCGTCACGCTCGGAGATCACTTTCCACTTCCTGGGGAATTCCGAGGACGGAGATAAGATTCGGGAGTCCCTCAACAAGCTGGTGCAGCATCGACGACTAAACGAGATCTCCCTCGAGTCGACCCACTTTACGTTTCAACAGAAACCAGCACTCAAATTACAG AACCTGGTCCTCCTGAACGTGAACAAAGTTCATCTAGGCGATCGGTTAATGGTGGGCTGCCAAATACATGGAAGCGACAGCATAAATTTCACCTGGTACAAGGACAACGTTCCGGTGAACATAAGCAAATCTATCAG AGAGATCTCGTACAGACACTTCCCTAACGACGCCGCCACGGACCTATACATGTCTCTTTTGGTAATCGAAAGGGCGACCTTGCTCGACGCGGGTCAATACACTTGCCAAGTAGTCTATTGGGGCGTACAGCAATGTAAAAGTATTTACGTCGACGTGAGGGACGAGCCGAACGTGAAAGTGATGCCGATGAGCGCTACCATTGAGAAG GGAGGCGATATACAGTTGACCTGCACGACACCTAACATGCCCGATATAGGAATAGGGTTTGGCTGGACGAAGAACGGAGCTTTGCTGAAGCTGGAACCTGGCAGTGAAGTGTGGGAGGATCTTTACCCTGCTGGGAGTATATTAAAGATTACAAACGCGCAG AAATCCGCGATCTACACGTGCAACGTGGCGTACAACTCCATGTCCGTGCGCGTGGAAATCGTGAATCGAAACATGATACCGATTTGCGTTAAAGGCGAATCGTGGGGTTTGTATTGGCCAGACACTGCGCCCGGGTCCGAGGCTTTGTTGGAGTGTCCTAAATACTTCGTAGGCAACAAGGTATCCAGACTGTGCTCGATGAAAGACGCGACTACCCCGGAATGGCAGACACCTGACTTCTCTTCGTGCTTTTACGAGCCCCTGACTTCGCCTTACAATAAG TTTAAAAGCTTGACACTGGGCTATCAGAACACAACCGGCTCTCAGacgatcttttctttttggGAGATCCTACGATCACGCGGGCTTCCTCTTTATCCTGGCGAAGGTGATCACATTCTAAATATATTGGCGATGATCGAACGTTATCAGCAAAAAGTCGACATACCCGACCTGCACGCTTCGATGGAGCCTCTGATACGCATTATCAATCGAATACTGACCGACGAAAAGTCGATATTGAGTCAACAG GTGTTGGTGGTGCTACTTCAAATTACGCAACGGAGCTTAACGCACTGGTCGAAGATAACGACACAGCCTTACAAGCATCTGTCTTTGTCTTCGCTGGTAGTGGACGTCCAGGAACTGCAACAGCATAACGGCGACAGCATCACGCATTCCCTTCAAATACCTGTAGAAGATTCCAT GTATCCAAGCTGGTACGAGGACAAAGTGACCATACGATTGTGGAAGAAACGACACCACGGAGGGAAGTCGAACAGCACCCTCAACGGGATCGTGATCGTCTACAAGAACATCTCCAGCTTCTTTCCAAGAGCCTGTGTCAAGGAACTCGA CGATGGCACGGACCTCGAGTTCCGCATCAATTCACGCGTCATCACGGTAGCAGTGCCTGCCTTCAATCTCGacaaacacaataaaatatgGGTAGACCTGCACGTGAAACACGTGCAGAATCAATCCAGCTCCTGGAAGGTGTCCTGTGGCTTCATGGGCAACGCAGGCGCTTGGGACTTGAACAGCTGCATCACCAATATATTACCAGGGGACGCCGCGACTCATTGTTTGTGCCCCAATACTGGGACCTTCGCTGTTTTCCTAACGGCCCGCGCACTCAGA GTAATACTGgcaaaaaaagaacaaactaCGTTCATCGTCGTATTTGGATGCGGTAGCTGCTTGATGCAGTGCCTCCTGTCCTCTTTGGTCCTTGGAACCTTCTGGTGGAAGAATCGAAGCTGGCTGAACTTCCTGAAGCTTCAATGTTGCGCTGCTATGGTAGGGGCAATGGCTGTCTTCATCTACGCCGTGCACAGCAATCTACCCGAG AGTTCGTACGCGATCGTGGCGGTAGCCTTGGAGGCGTTCCTCCTCGTTGGTTTGTCCGCGCCGATATCGGAAGCATTGATTATCTACGCTGGCCTGACACAAGTCCGACCGAACTTCCAGCCTACTGTCATTGCAGTCATTACTG GAGTCCCTATCTTGGCCGTACTGACCACGGAACTCACCCACAAGAGCACCGGGTGGAGACACGAATCATGGTGGCTGATTCTCGGAAGTGGAGTCTATAACATATTCGTGACTTGCGCTACCATGATGTTTCTTGTGTTCGCGTTGCTGTACTTTGGAATTCTACACAAAGCTCACGCTCTAGTCGAAGAGAACGTTATGAAAAAAGAGGTGATAGACGCAAG ACTACGAATGTTACATCGTGCTGCCATTGTTATATGCGGCGTCGTCGCGATGGAAGCTTCCTCCATCTTCTACATAAACTCCACCTCTATTATCTTTCACTATGTGTTTGCTTCTCTCTCCTCTGTCTTG GGATTCGTTATAATAATGGTCTACATTGTGAACAGCGACTTGGCAATCCTAGATCTGATCCTAAGGAAACTGAAGTGGAAACACGACACGGAAGAAGAGATAACGTCCGAACCAATCAAAG TGTGCTCGAAGAACGGCGCAGAAGTGGAGAACGACGCTGCACCTCCTCCGTCCTCGCTGAGCATCGGGGACTCTTATCTGGAAGCTCGAGGAATCGCAGCCGGTAGTATAGACATGCGCGAATTCGTCAACGAGTCGTCGTCCTCGTATTCGAAGCCCTCCGTCCCAGTCGTCGGCAGATTCTTGCCAGAGATACGTGTCGATCACTCCGACGATATAAACCTCGAAAATTACAGCACCAGCCCGCGAAAGTACCAAGACGCCATCCCGTTCGATGCCGTGTTCCCAACGCGAGCATCCCACTGTCCGACCGAATCTTACAGCAGCTCCGAGTGCTGCACTTTTCGCGAGTTTGGCAAATATCGGGAGCCGCCAGGACCGCAGGTCTTCGTGCCACACAATCCCACGGTTGAAACCGCGGCGAAGGTTTTGTGCAGCGCGGACGTGGAGTCGCGCTTGACTGGAATGCCGGATGTGACCTTGGCCGTGAAGAGCGACGTCGAGCTGTTGTCCACGACGGAACTGATAAGGGAACACGTGAACGTCATCCCCGACATAGCCAACACCACCGAACGGAAGCAACCAGATGGAGAGGAGAAAGCGCCCGAGATCATCATTACGAATTGCGAGGCTACCACGAGTGGCATGCTCGATCGTATCTCTCACGACCTTGACTATTTGCTGAACCGGAAGCACTCTATGGACGGTACTTGA